A genomic stretch from Bacillus sp. N1-1 includes:
- a CDS encoding biotin/lipoyl-binding protein, producing MNRSVVCPCEGVIEKIFVHHSARVYEWEPMFVIRNGQGNTEKITLGVSGEISELHVKENDRVTGGYILASMKEDDFVTGSD from the coding sequence ATGAATCGTTCAGTGGTCTGTCCATGTGAGGGTGTTATTGAGAAGATCTTTGTTCATCATTCAGCCCGCGTTTATGAGTGGGAGCCAATGTTTGTCATCCGAAACGGACAGGGCAATACCGAGAAAATTACGCTTGGAGTAAGCGGAGAAATTTCTGAACTTCATGTGAAAGAGAATGATCGTGTAACAGGTGGATACATTCTTGCATCAATGAAAGAAGATGACTTTGTAACAGGAAGCGATTAA
- a CDS encoding dicarboxylate/amino acid:cation symporter: MKKIGLLPRILIAIALGIVIGAYLPETVVRIFATFNGIFGNFLGFAIPLIIIGFIAPGIGEIGKGAGKLIGITTTVAYLSTFLAGLLAFFAARNLYPLFLETGGAASEMANPEESLLKPFFEVEIPPIMGVMTALVLAFTLGLGMAAMKGKMLKGVMVEFRTIIEKVIRFVIIPLLPLHILGIFANMTSAGQVQTILSVFAKVFVMIILLHLTMLLIQYSVTGAATSRNPLKLLKGMMPAYFTALGTQSSASTIPVTLRQTKKNGVREKIADFSVPLLATIHLSGSTITIVSCAMAVMLLNGQDPTFASIIPFILMLGVTMIAAPGVPGGAVMAAIGLLETMLGFDPTMVSLMIALYLAQDSFGTACNVTGDGALSGLVDRLTREKAPVKSTVKAG, encoded by the coding sequence ATGAAGAAAATTGGACTATTGCCACGTATTCTTATTGCTATTGCCCTTGGAATCGTTATTGGAGCTTATCTTCCTGAAACGGTCGTACGTATTTTCGCAACATTTAACGGGATTTTCGGAAACTTTCTTGGTTTCGCGATTCCATTAATCATTATTGGCTTTATTGCACCTGGAATAGGTGAGATCGGGAAAGGCGCGGGAAAGTTGATCGGGATCACAACTACGGTTGCCTATCTTTCTACTTTTTTAGCTGGCTTGCTCGCCTTCTTTGCGGCACGAAATCTTTATCCCCTCTTTCTTGAAACGGGCGGAGCTGCATCAGAAATGGCAAACCCTGAAGAGTCATTGTTAAAACCTTTTTTCGAAGTTGAAATTCCACCTATTATGGGTGTGATGACAGCGCTCGTACTGGCGTTTACACTAGGACTCGGAATGGCTGCCATGAAGGGAAAGATGTTAAAAGGCGTTATGGTTGAATTTCGAACCATCATTGAGAAAGTGATTCGTTTTGTCATCATTCCATTATTACCGCTTCATATTCTTGGTATTTTTGCTAACATGACTAGTGCTGGACAAGTTCAGACGATCTTAAGCGTATTTGCAAAAGTGTTCGTTATGATCATACTCCTTCACCTGACAATGCTTTTAATCCAATATAGCGTAACAGGTGCTGCAACGTCACGGAATCCGTTAAAACTTCTTAAAGGGATGATGCCAGCCTACTTTACAGCGCTTGGTACTCAGTCTTCTGCATCTACAATTCCTGTAACGTTAAGGCAAACGAAAAAGAACGGTGTACGTGAGAAAATAGCTGACTTCAGCGTTCCGCTTCTTGCGACAATTCACCTTTCAGGAAGTACGATTACAATCGTTTCTTGTGCGATGGCAGTGATGCTGTTGAATGGGCAAGATCCGACGTTTGCATCAATTATTCCATTTATTCTTATGCTAGGGGTAACGATGATTGCTGCCCCAGGCGTACCGGGCGGTGCTGTGATGGCTGCGATTGGATTGCTTGAGACAATGCTTGGATTTGATCCAACAATGGTTTCGCTTATGATCGCATTGTATCTTGCACAGGATAGCTTCGGTACAGCTTGTAATGTGACAGGTGATGGTGCTCTGTCAGGCCTCGTTGATCGATTAACGAGAGAGAAAGCACCAGTAAAAAGTACGGTTAAAGCTGGATAA
- a CDS encoding class I SAM-dependent methyltransferase, translating to MNNIILNQNKQSWNKVAHHFNGIDALPHYGPYAQTEDELHLFDEVANSKVLEIGYGSGHSLRYMAKRGASEIWGIDLSEEQRRTAESTLAGLSAKLFCAPMEQEIDLPKNYFDHVFSIYAIGWTTDLTRTFELVYSYLKKGGSFIFSWDHPLYLHVSSENGEMSLNGSYQQEGLHTFEDFKREGVRMTIHKRKMATYINTLIKAGFTIQEVIESDVSVRYEGEEEAISDRYYSLHKARKFPTTMIIKAVK from the coding sequence ATGAATAACATAATTTTAAACCAGAACAAACAAAGCTGGAACAAAGTAGCGCATCATTTTAATGGAATTGATGCGCTACCTCATTATGGTCCTTATGCACAAACAGAGGACGAGCTCCATTTATTTGATGAAGTGGCAAATTCGAAAGTACTGGAGATTGGCTATGGTAGTGGCCATTCACTTCGGTATATGGCTAAAAGAGGGGCTTCTGAAATTTGGGGAATTGATTTGTCTGAAGAACAAAGAAGAACGGCAGAAAGTACGCTAGCCGGTTTATCAGCTAAGTTATTTTGTGCGCCGATGGAACAAGAGATCGATTTACCAAAAAACTATTTTGATCACGTTTTTTCGATCTATGCGATTGGATGGACAACGGATTTAACTCGTACGTTTGAGCTGGTTTATTCCTATTTAAAAAAGGGAGGAAGCTTTATTTTTAGCTGGGATCATCCTCTTTATTTGCATGTATCGAGTGAAAATGGTGAGATGTCGTTGAACGGTTCTTACCAGCAGGAAGGCCTACATACGTTTGAAGATTTTAAAAGGGAAGGCGTACGGATGACAATTCATAAGCGCAAAATGGCAACGTATATCAATACGTTGATCAAAGCTGGTTTTACAATTCAAGAAGTCATTGAAAGTGATGTTTCAGTTCGGTATGAAGGAGAAGAGGAGGCTATCTCTGACCGTTATTATTCTCTTCATAAAGCGAGAAAGTTTCCAACTACGATGATTATCAAGGCAGTGAAATAA
- a CDS encoding TIM barrel protein, whose product MKYSLCIGAYPGEDVITHLEKVKDHGFHGLEYYDWTELNLERVAKAQSRIGFGITATCTRFFNLVNSKLRESYLQGLSETIEACKKLGTSSIITQTGNVMIDTPISIQQEAMVETLKRSAELCEKADVVLEVEPLNGLVDHEGHFLQYSDQAVSIVDQVDSPHVKLLFDVYHQQITEGNVIRNATTYCNRINHYHIADNPGRHEPGTGELNYGNILKAIKKTGFEGFIGLECDYTIPTDQALDSFKKTILQYVE is encoded by the coding sequence TTGAAATATTCACTCTGCATTGGAGCCTACCCAGGTGAGGATGTGATCACTCACCTAGAAAAAGTGAAGGATCATGGATTTCATGGGCTAGAATACTATGATTGGACGGAATTAAATCTGGAGCGAGTGGCTAAGGCCCAGAGTCGAATTGGTTTTGGAATTACAGCAACTTGTACGCGTTTTTTTAATTTAGTTAATTCAAAACTACGAGAATCGTATCTTCAAGGATTATCAGAAACGATTGAAGCATGTAAAAAACTTGGAACGTCGTCGATTATTACCCAAACGGGAAACGTGATGATCGATACCCCTATTAGCATACAGCAAGAAGCAATGGTTGAAACGCTTAAAAGAAGTGCGGAACTATGTGAAAAGGCTGATGTTGTACTTGAAGTTGAACCGCTAAATGGGCTTGTCGATCATGAAGGTCATTTTCTACAATATTCAGATCAGGCGGTGTCGATTGTCGATCAAGTTGATAGTCCGCATGTAAAACTATTATTTGACGTGTATCATCAGCAAATTACGGAAGGAAATGTTATTCGAAACGCAACAACTTATTGTAACCGAATAAATCACTATCATATTGCTGATAATCCAGGACGTCATGAGCCAGGTACAGGTGAATTAAATTATGGGAACATCTTAAAAGCGATTAAGAAGACAGGCTTTGAAGGATTTATTGGACTCGAGTGCGACTACACAATTCCAACAGATCAAGCTTTAGATTCGTTTAAGAAGACAATTTTACAATATGTTGAATAG
- a CDS encoding exonuclease domain-containing protein, with protein sequence MWREEIRELVEGKFLIAHNAQFDMSVLRAVLDQYDLPYPMLAYNCTVNLSKKTWALPKYKLNVVSDYLGIQLDHHHALDDARASAQIFLKVAETLDTADINELIERTGTANGIIFDSGYEPAKLNKKNSRKTKKTPAPR encoded by the coding sequence CTGTGGCGAGAGGAAATTCGTGAGTTAGTCGAAGGGAAATTCCTCATTGCCCATAATGCGCAATTTGATATGAGCGTTCTACGTGCTGTTCTTGATCAATATGATCTTCCATATCCAATGCTTGCGTACAACTGCACTGTAAATCTATCAAAGAAGACATGGGCGTTACCTAAGTATAAATTAAATGTTGTCTCCGATTATCTTGGGATCCAACTCGACCATCACCATGCGCTAGATGATGCAAGAGCTTCTGCTCAGATTTTCTTAAAAGTGGCTGAAACGTTAGATACGGCAGATATCAATGAACTTATCGAAAGAACTGGTACAGCCAACGGCATTATATTTGATAGTGGCTATGAACCTGCTAAATTAAATAAGAAAAACTCAAGAAAGACAAAGAAAACCCCTGCGCCACGTTGA
- a CDS encoding redox-sensing transcriptional repressor Rex — translation MKKEEKKLPNATIKRLPLYLSYLKSVKKSGQKSISSVEIGHALNFKSDLVRRDFSKIKAPGRKGAAYEVKKLVNHLHLIVNENTEPEATLIGAGRLGTALLHYNHLRKSSPKIKMAFDNNPKVVGKTIAGVPVYHIDEMNERLTASVTVAILAIPAASAQMVSEKLSETGILGIMNFSSAYLKLPANVHLQQIDLARELDTLSFLIHFF, via the coding sequence ATGAAAAAGGAAGAAAAAAAACTTCCAAATGCAACCATAAAGCGTCTCCCTCTCTATCTTTCTTATTTAAAGAGCGTAAAGAAATCAGGTCAAAAATCGATCTCCTCTGTTGAGATTGGTCATGCGCTTAATTTTAAATCAGATCTTGTGAGGAGAGATTTTTCTAAGATAAAAGCCCCAGGTCGAAAAGGGGCAGCGTACGAAGTTAAAAAACTTGTGAATCACCTTCACCTGATTGTAAACGAGAATACTGAGCCTGAAGCAACTTTAATTGGAGCAGGCCGACTGGGCACAGCGCTTCTTCACTATAATCACTTACGAAAATCGTCTCCTAAAATTAAAATGGCGTTTGATAATAACCCAAAAGTTGTCGGCAAAACCATTGCAGGTGTACCGGTCTATCATATCGATGAAATGAATGAACGTTTAACCGCTAGTGTAACAGTAGCGATCCTGGCTATTCCCGCCGCTTCAGCGCAAATGGTTTCTGAAAAGCTATCTGAAACCGGGATACTTGGTATTATGAATTTTTCATCTGCCTACCTTAAGCTCCCAGCTAACGTTCACCTTCAACAAATTGATTTAGCACGTGAACTGGATACACTCTCTTTCCTCATTCATTTCTTTTAA
- a CDS encoding peroxiredoxin — translation MSEQQAETAYQLPRIGSPAPDFTANTTHGQLSLDDYKGKWFVLFSHPADFTPVCTTEFVAFQEIYPELRKLDVELIGLSVDSVSSHLAWVRNIEKNFDTEIEFPVIADLDRKVATRYGMIMPEESQTETSRAVFVVDDKQVVRAVIYYPLTTGRNMNEIMRLVKALKTTDQHGAPTPANWEPGDKVLVSPPKTQEDMKKRENEEGLEGLECIDWYLCKKELNQ, via the coding sequence ATGTCAGAACAACAAGCAGAAACAGCTTATCAGCTACCACGAATCGGGTCACCGGCCCCTGACTTTACTGCCAACACGACACACGGTCAACTTTCACTCGATGATTACAAAGGAAAATGGTTTGTTTTGTTTTCGCATCCGGCTGACTTCACACCAGTATGTACGACGGAATTTGTTGCTTTTCAGGAAATTTATCCTGAGTTACGAAAGCTCGATGTTGAGTTAATCGGCCTTAGTGTCGATAGCGTTTCCTCACATTTAGCATGGGTTCGAAACATTGAGAAAAATTTTGATACCGAAATTGAATTCCCGGTTATTGCCGATCTCGATCGAAAAGTGGCGACACGCTACGGCATGATCATGCCGGAAGAAAGTCAAACGGAAACGAGTCGTGCTGTATTCGTAGTTGATGATAAACAAGTTGTCCGTGCTGTCATTTATTATCCTCTTACGACCGGTCGCAACATGAATGAAATTATGAGATTAGTAAAGGCATTGAAAACAACGGATCAGCACGGTGCTCCGACACCGGCCAATTGGGAACCAGGAGATAAAGTACTTGTTTCTCCTCCTAAAACACAGGAAGATATGAAAAAGCGGGAAAACGAAGAAGGTCTTGAAGGTCTTGAATGTATTGATTGGTATTTATGTAAAAAAGAATTAAATCAATAA
- a CDS encoding MBL fold metallo-hydrolase: MQIEFLGTGGAMAIPRPLCQCAVCVEARKKGVPYSRSGPSVFVHGPDVLIDTPEDSYMQLNRSQISRIEGVFYSHWHPDHVMGRRVLESVNADWVNHPPQGTTTDVYLPEQVAVDFQTRLGSGEHLAFFDQQKYIALHKLNDGEKVTINGVSITPFRLSEDYVYAFLFEGEGKRILIAPDELYGWEPPALGELDLAILPMGVCEFHPLTGERQISKDHPVLKEEATFRQTLEIIKKLQVKEVYLTHLEEPDQLTYDDLKKVESMLQPIGKISFAFDTLMIDLSQSAV; this comes from the coding sequence ATGCAAATCGAATTTCTTGGTACCGGTGGGGCCATGGCGATCCCCCGGCCACTATGTCAGTGTGCAGTTTGCGTAGAAGCGAGAAAGAAAGGCGTCCCTTATAGTCGATCTGGGCCCAGTGTTTTTGTTCATGGTCCTGACGTATTAATTGATACGCCTGAAGATAGCTATATGCAGTTAAATCGCTCGCAGATTTCGAGGATAGAAGGCGTGTTTTATTCGCATTGGCACCCCGATCATGTAATGGGGAGGCGGGTGCTCGAATCAGTGAATGCGGATTGGGTGAATCACCCTCCACAAGGAACGACGACGGACGTCTATTTACCTGAGCAAGTAGCCGTTGATTTCCAAACAAGGTTAGGTAGTGGTGAACATCTTGCTTTTTTTGATCAACAAAAATACATAGCGCTTCATAAGCTGAACGATGGGGAGAAAGTAACCATTAATGGGGTGTCAATTACGCCGTTTCGCTTATCTGAGGATTATGTTTATGCGTTCCTGTTTGAAGGGGAAGGCAAACGGATATTGATTGCACCAGATGAACTTTATGGATGGGAGCCACCGGCGCTTGGTGAATTGGATCTTGCGATTTTACCGATGGGTGTTTGTGAATTTCACCCTTTAACAGGAGAGCGACAAATCAGTAAAGATCATCCTGTCCTGAAGGAAGAAGCTACATTTCGTCAAACGCTTGAAATCATTAAAAAGCTGCAGGTGAAAGAAGTGTATTTAACGCATCTTGAAGAACCAGATCAGCTGACTTATGACGACCTAAAAAAGGTGGAAAGTATGCTTCAACCAATTGGAAAGATTTCGTTTGCATTTGATACGTTAATGATTGACCTCTCACAAAGTGCAGTTTAA
- the thiM gene encoding hydroxyethylthiazole kinase has translation MLTVEKSHAAHLITKVREASPLIHNITNTVVTNFTANGLLAAGASPVMAYAKEEVADMAKISGALVLNIGTLTKELVEAMVIAGKAANEMNIPVILDPVGAGATPYRTSTARHILKEVDVQFLRGNAAEIANIAGKKWSIKGVDVTEGEGNSETLARKAAKMFGCTVIVTGAIDIVSDGETTLKLGNGHPILTKVTGTGCLLSSLLGAFAAVESDPMLAAYGVLAFYGVASEKAADHIENRPGDFQIALLNQLSLITSEEIEKHIHLVP, from the coding sequence ATGTTGACCGTGGAAAAATCTCACGCAGCTCACCTCATTACAAAAGTAAGAGAGGCATCTCCTCTCATTCATAATATAACGAATACCGTCGTTACCAATTTTACAGCGAACGGCTTACTCGCTGCAGGAGCAAGCCCTGTTATGGCTTATGCGAAAGAAGAAGTCGCTGATATGGCCAAGATTTCTGGAGCTCTTGTTTTAAATATCGGTACGTTAACAAAAGAACTGGTGGAGGCGATGGTCATCGCTGGAAAAGCGGCGAATGAAATGAACATTCCCGTTATTCTCGACCCGGTCGGAGCAGGGGCCACTCCGTATCGAACATCAACAGCTCGTCATATTCTTAAAGAAGTGGATGTGCAATTTCTAAGAGGAAACGCAGCGGAAATTGCAAATATTGCAGGCAAAAAGTGGTCAATTAAAGGCGTTGATGTGACAGAAGGAGAAGGAAATAGCGAAACGCTAGCAAGAAAAGCCGCAAAAATGTTTGGTTGTACGGTCATCGTTACAGGAGCGATCGACATTGTTTCAGATGGCGAAACGACACTTAAACTTGGTAACGGCCACCCGATCTTAACGAAGGTAACCGGTACTGGCTGCCTTCTCTCCTCTCTTCTCGGTGCGTTTGCAGCTGTTGAGTCAGATCCGATGCTAGCTGCATACGGCGTACTTGCGTTTTATGGTGTTGCAAGCGAAAAAGCTGCCGATCATATTGAAAATCGGCCAGGCGACTTTCAAATTGCGCTTTTAAATCAACTTTCGCTTATTACATCAGAAGAGATTGAAAAACATATCCACCTTGTCCCATAA
- a CDS encoding AarF/UbiB family protein, with protein sequence MKYQSLYRISVIVWMSVKFFLQLERFRRKSKHSWDQERWQKLLKKQAKEYKGKAIRLEGLLVKLGQFLSTRADILPKVFLEEIEDLVDRVPSFSWEKAKQILEEEWAANYQDVIDNLSDRPIASASIGQVYRATLNSGEDVAIKIRRPNIRKIIRADFQALRIVFWLMDKFTSYGKQLDLSRLYEEVRHVIEDELDFKKELKNGLHFKDRYSDSPGYRVPNYVPEWSTKKVLVMEWMEGARITNLSYIDEKAIDRRELARKLLKGYLEQLLQEGQFHADPHSGNLLIQEDGTIVFIDFGMVGHIEAKDALSIRKLITGIVLSQYSDVTEALDELRFLLPNSDKRQIEKAIQTLVTLFIEQDLTMMDEDTAEQVLKEVQTLVNKQPIQLPSEFAFLGRAISTIVGILYTLDPEIDLIEEGKPIVQEWINREESADHRYDPKKLLKQVYARISSIENPLDRLSDEFNNHRQWEENLKKTEIRSKSMLWNKHYAFILFSLSFIGFFVSLAFEIQSLFLPTVISGCIALLTIFTVSAMEKRLWFKKEK encoded by the coding sequence ATGAAATATCAATCGCTGTATCGGATTAGTGTGATCGTTTGGATGTCCGTTAAGTTCTTCCTTCAACTTGAACGCTTTCGAAGAAAAAGTAAGCACTCGTGGGATCAGGAACGCTGGCAGAAACTATTAAAAAAGCAAGCAAAAGAGTACAAGGGAAAAGCAATTCGGCTTGAAGGATTGCTCGTTAAGCTTGGGCAATTCCTCTCAACAAGAGCGGATATACTTCCAAAAGTTTTTCTAGAAGAAATTGAAGATCTCGTTGACCGCGTCCCTTCTTTTTCCTGGGAAAAAGCGAAACAAATTCTTGAAGAAGAATGGGCAGCGAACTATCAAGATGTAATTGACAACCTTTCAGATCGTCCGATTGCATCGGCTTCCATAGGACAAGTGTACAGAGCAACGTTAAATTCAGGTGAAGATGTGGCAATTAAAATACGTCGCCCAAACATCCGCAAGATTATACGGGCTGACTTTCAAGCCCTTCGCATCGTGTTCTGGCTCATGGATAAGTTTACGTCATACGGGAAGCAACTTGATTTAAGCAGGCTGTACGAGGAAGTTCGTCATGTGATTGAAGATGAGCTTGATTTTAAGAAAGAATTGAAAAATGGCCTTCACTTTAAGGATCGCTACAGCGATAGTCCAGGCTATCGGGTACCAAATTACGTCCCTGAATGGTCAACGAAAAAAGTGCTCGTCATGGAATGGATGGAAGGCGCTCGTATAACAAACCTTTCTTATATTGACGAGAAAGCGATTGATCGACGAGAGCTAGCTCGCAAGCTTTTAAAGGGGTATCTTGAACAACTTCTTCAAGAAGGACAATTTCACGCCGATCCTCACTCTGGTAATCTTCTTATTCAAGAAGACGGCACGATCGTTTTCATCGATTTTGGCATGGTCGGACATATTGAAGCAAAGGATGCCCTTTCCATTCGAAAGCTGATTACCGGGATCGTGCTTAGTCAGTACAGCGATGTAACAGAGGCTCTAGACGAATTGCGCTTCCTTCTTCCTAACTCTGATAAAAGACAGATTGAGAAAGCCATACAGACGCTAGTCACCTTGTTCATTGAACAGGACTTAACGATGATGGATGAAGATACCGCTGAACAAGTTTTAAAGGAAGTACAAACGCTCGTAAACAAGCAGCCCATTCAGTTACCGAGTGAGTTCGCTTTTCTAGGGAGAGCCATTTCAACCATTGTAGGAATCCTTTACACTTTGGATCCCGAAATTGATCTAATTGAAGAAGGCAAACCAATTGTGCAGGAGTGGATCAATCGCGAGGAATCGGCTGATCATCGCTATGATCCTAAAAAACTTTTGAAGCAGGTCTATGCAAGAATTTCTTCAATTGAAAATCCACTAGATCGACTTTCGGATGAATTCAACAACCATCGCCAATGGGAAGAAAACCTGAAGAAAACGGAAATTCGATCAAAAAGTATGTTATGGAATAAACACTATGCCTTTATTCTCTTTTCGTTAAGTTTCATTGGTTTTTTTGTAAGTCTAGCTTTTGAGATTCAGTCCCTATTCCTTCCTACTGTTATATCCGGCTGCATTGCTCTACTCACCATCTTTACTGTTAGTGCTATGGAAAAACGACTCTGGTTTAAAAAGGAGAAATAA
- a CDS encoding FdhF/YdeP family oxidoreductase, with product MGKTKHQGPIKATKKPQPKHWVSPIPFGLGKVKPQHFRDTAKIAWENRDNISYATRILTQGVCDGCALGVSGLYDQTLKGPHVCTTRLNVLRLNTMPAIDQDVLHSDIKELRQYSSTELRKLGRIPYPLIRRKGENHFSRLTWEEAMELIAQKMKKLDPKQYAFYLTSRGITNESYYVASKVARFLGTNHIDNASRICHSPSKTALKRSIGVGASTVNYQDWFGTDVLMFWGSVASNSSPVSTKYMLEAKKRGTKIIMVNPYKEPAMDKYWIPSNGESALFGTKLADDFYQVNVGGDIAFMHGIMKHWFDMEEEKPGSAINHSFVREHVNGYEELKANVQLQSWEEIVRSSGIAKERIIELSLLLAKSQSAVFAWALGLTMHSFATDNISQVANLALLRGFLGKKNSGLMPFRGHSSVQGSGEMGADPFVLPGGGFDANNIRRMEQVWGFELPKWQGDIVGVTLENIILPEDHERKIKLYYLSGGNFLETMPDPDFIEKALSELDIRVHQDIILNTSTLVDAKEAVIVLPARTRYEQEGGGTSTSTERMVYFSPEIEGNQNQVEEARSEWKIYIDLAKRIKPETSHLVDFTTGQEIRDEIAIANPDYDGVQHLSKKGDVFQWGGAWLCEDGICQTSDGKGNLVSVEIPDLGKKEGQFIVTSRRGKQFNSMVYKETDPFNQAERYDVLMNAEDASRLSITEGEGIVVYNGFGVFQGRAKFVDIASGNLEVHFPEGNFLLPRGRYEKYAGIPDYNITVTVEKADRFNARKDVQYQEKEIEDLEVNAPV from the coding sequence ATGGGTAAAACAAAACATCAAGGACCAATCAAAGCAACAAAGAAACCACAGCCTAAACATTGGGTAAGTCCCATCCCCTTTGGATTAGGAAAAGTAAAACCTCAGCACTTTCGAGACACTGCAAAAATCGCATGGGAAAATCGTGATAATATCAGCTATGCAACGAGAATTTTAACACAGGGCGTTTGTGATGGCTGTGCTTTAGGGGTTTCAGGATTATATGATCAAACATTAAAAGGTCCTCACGTTTGCACAACACGACTTAACGTACTAAGACTAAACACGATGCCAGCAATCGATCAGGACGTGCTTCATTCTGATATTAAAGAGCTTCGTCAATACAGCAGTACGGAACTTCGCAAATTAGGACGGATCCCTTACCCATTAATTCGCCGAAAAGGAGAAAACCACTTCTCTCGTCTTACTTGGGAGGAAGCAATGGAGCTTATCGCACAAAAGATGAAAAAGCTTGATCCAAAACAGTACGCCTTTTACTTAACCTCAAGAGGAATTACAAACGAGTCTTATTACGTCGCATCGAAAGTGGCTCGATTTCTAGGCACTAACCATATTGACAACGCGTCACGTATTTGCCACTCACCGAGTAAAACCGCTTTAAAACGTTCAATCGGTGTAGGTGCGTCAACAGTGAATTATCAAGATTGGTTTGGAACGGACGTTTTAATGTTCTGGGGAAGCGTTGCCTCAAATAGTTCACCTGTCTCCACAAAGTACATGCTTGAAGCGAAAAAAAGAGGAACGAAAATCATTATGGTCAATCCGTACAAAGAGCCAGCCATGGACAAATATTGGATCCCTTCCAACGGTGAATCCGCTCTATTTGGAACCAAATTAGCGGACGACTTCTATCAAGTAAACGTTGGAGGAGATATCGCCTTCATGCACGGCATTATGAAGCACTGGTTTGACATGGAAGAAGAGAAGCCTGGCTCAGCGATTAATCACTCATTTGTTCGAGAGCATGTAAATGGGTATGAAGAGTTAAAAGCAAACGTTCAACTCCAATCATGGGAGGAGATCGTCCGCTCTTCTGGCATAGCAAAAGAACGCATCATCGAACTCTCTCTTCTTCTCGCCAAAAGTCAAAGCGCCGTTTTCGCATGGGCACTTGGGTTAACCATGCATTCCTTCGCTACAGACAACATTTCCCAAGTCGCTAACCTTGCTCTACTTCGTGGTTTTCTTGGCAAAAAAAATAGTGGCTTAATGCCTTTCCGTGGACACTCGTCTGTGCAGGGCTCGGGAGAAATGGGAGCCGATCCGTTTGTTTTACCTGGAGGTGGATTTGACGCCAACAACATTCGTCGCATGGAACAAGTATGGGGATTCGAGCTACCGAAATGGCAGGGTGATATCGTTGGGGTGACCTTAGAAAACATTATCCTTCCAGAAGATCACGAACGAAAGATTAAACTTTACTACTTATCAGGAGGAAATTTCCTTGAGACGATGCCTGATCCTGATTTTATTGAAAAAGCCCTGTCTGAGTTAGATATCCGCGTTCACCAGGATATTATCCTTAACACCTCTACTCTAGTCGATGCTAAAGAAGCAGTTATCGTGCTACCCGCTCGAACGAGATATGAACAAGAAGGTGGCGGTACCTCCACTTCAACCGAGCGAATGGTTTATTTTTCGCCAGAAATAGAAGGAAATCAAAATCAGGTAGAAGAAGCTCGATCGGAATGGAAGATCTACATCGACCTTGCGAAACGAATCAAACCAGAGACGTCACACCTTGTTGATTTCACAACAGGTCAGGAAATTCGTGATGAAATCGCCATCGCAAACCCGGATTATGACGGTGTTCAACACCTATCTAAGAAAGGCGATGTATTCCAATGGGGTGGCGCATGGTTATGTGAAGATGGAATATGCCAGACGTCCGATGGTAAAGGAAACCTTGTTTCTGTTGAAATACCCGATCTGGGTAAAAAGGAAGGACAATTTATCGTTACCTCACGACGAGGGAAACAATTTAATTCCATGGTTTATAAAGAAACGGACCCGTTCAATCAAGCAGAGCGATACGACGTGCTTATGAATGCAGAAGATGCAAGCAGACTAAGCATCACTGAAGGGGAAGGAATTGTCGTTTACAATGGATTCGGTGTCTTTCAAGGAAGAGCTAAATTTGTAGATATCGCAAGTGGAAATCTAGAAGTACACTTTCCTGAAGGAAACTTCCTCTTACCTCGAGGAAGATATGAGAAATATGCCGGTATTCCCGACTACAACATTACGGTAACAGTTGAAAAAGCGGATCGCTTTAATGCTAGAAAAGATGTGCAATACCAGGAGAAAGAAATTGAAGACCTAGAAGTGAATGCACCGGTTTAA